One Apostichopus japonicus isolate 1M-3 chromosome 7, ASM3797524v1, whole genome shotgun sequence genomic region harbors:
- the LOC139970321 gene encoding uncharacterized protein — MPQPKLPSVTCEELHFLKCLTGALECQQAFLGNKKQTSFSDPEFSFLDGIAFAPSETSVDADSFVQECETVKLEISVMELPHALMPYNSRIPVVNSMIHTVGSASSMGSRLSSGVAGAFSVQTVQCTEKCLPCMYKLYKKCQL; from the exons CAGTCACTTGTGAGGAACTGCATTTCTTGAAATGCTTGACAGGTGCATTGGAATGCCAACAAGCCTTCCTTGGCAACAAGAAACAG ACAAGTTTTTCAGACCCAGAATTTTCATTTTTGGATGGCATTGCATTTGCACCATCAGAGACATCGGTTGATGCAGACAGTTTTGTCCAAGAATGCGAGACAGTGAAACTTGAG atTTCTGTCATGGAATTGCCCCATGCCTTGATGCCCTACAACAGTAGAATACCGGTTGTGAACAGCATGATTCATACTGTAGGGTCTGCAAGCAGCATGGGGTCACGTTTGTCAAGTGGTGTAGCGGGCGCATTTTCAGTGCAGACGGTACAATGCACCGAGAAATGTTTGCCATGTATGTACAAACTTTACAAAAAGTGTCAACTCTGA